A section of the Salvelinus sp. IW2-2015 linkage group LG7, ASM291031v2, whole genome shotgun sequence genome encodes:
- the chdh gene encoding choline dehydrogenase, mitochondrial, whose translation MLSAAASGKVGFNMGMGVGRCVSAWLRGSPNALNRRRDWDPSPRYSTTAAKPSTTSFNYVIVGAGSAGCVLANRLTEDPQESVLLLEAGPKDRTLGNVRLSWKIHMPAALTYNLCDDKVNWFYHTLPQEHVNNRVMYWPRGRVWGGSSSLNAMVYIRGHGEDYNRWQREGAEGWDYDHCLPYFRKAQCHELGGDRYRGGSGPLHVSRGKTNHPLHRAFIEAGQQAGYPFTNDMNGFQQEGLGWMDMTIYEGKRWSTASAYLRPVLNRANLRTEVQCLTTRILFDGRRAVGVEYTQNGEKKQVFAEKEVILSGGAINSPQLLMLSGVGNADDLKQLDIPVVQHLPGVGSNLQDHLELYVQQQCTQPITLYKAQKPFHMVKIGLEWLLQYTGYGATAHLESGGFIRSRGGVAHPDIQFHFLPSQVIDHGRVASKIEAYQVHVGPMRSTSIGWLKLKSASPLDHPIIQPNYLSTDTDVWEFRECVKLSREIFAQKAFDPFRGPEVQPGPECQSDAEIDAFVRHKADSAYHPSCTCKMGSPSDPMAVVDPETRVLGLEGLRVVDASIMPSVVSGNLNAPTIMIAEKAADIIRGRPALSDPGVPVYQPGSLETQR comes from the exons ATGCTCTCTGCAGCTGCTTCAGGCAAAGTTGGGTTCAATATGGGGATGGGAGTGGGCAGGTGTGTGTCAGCCTGGTTAAGAGGGTCCCCCAATGCCCTGAACAGAAGGAGGGACTGGGACCCCTCTCCCAGGTACAGCACCACAGCAGCCAAACCCAGCACCACGTCCTTCAACTATGTCATCGTGGGCGCTGGCTCGGCGGGCTGCGTCCTGGCCAACCGTCTCACGGAGGATCCCCAGGAGTCAGTGCTCCTGCTGGAGGCCGGCCCTAAGGACAGGACCCTGGGCAACGTCCGTCTCTCCTGGAAGATCCACATGCCGGCCGCCCTCACCTACAACCTGTGTGACGACAAGGTCAACTGGTTCTACCACACCCTGCCCCAGGAGCACGTGAACAACCGGGTGATGTACTGGCCCCGCGGCAGGGTGTGGGGTGGCTCCTCCTCTCTCAACGCCATGGTGTACATCCGGGGCCACGGTGAGGACTACAACCGCTGGCAGAGGGAGGGGGCGGAGGGATGGGACTACGACCACTGCCTACCATACTTCCGCAAGGCCCAGTGCCACGAGCTGGGAGGCGACCGGTACCGGGGAGGCAGCGGGCCCCTGCATGTGTCCCGGGGGAAGACGAACCACCCTCTACACCGGGCCTTCATAGAGGCTGGCCAGCAGGCTGGGTACCCCTTCACTAACGACATGAACGGCTTTCAGCAGGAGGGCTTGGGCTGGATGGACATGACCATCTATGAAG GTAAGAGGTGGAGCACAGCCAGTGCGTACCTGCGGCCGGTCCTTAACCGAGCCAACCTGAGGACAGAGGTGCAATGTCTGACCACCAGGATCCTGTTTGATGGGAGGAGAGCTGTGGGCGTGGAGTACACTCAGAACGGGGAGAAGAAGCAG GTTTTTGCTGAAAAGGAGGTCATTCTCAGTGGTGGGGCCATCAACTCCCCACAGCTTCTCATGCTGTCGGGGGTGGGCAACGCTGATGACCTGAAACAGCTAGACATCCCTGTGGTCCAGCATCTACCAG GAGTGGGCAGTAATCTTCAGGACCACCTGGAGCTGTATGTTCAGCAGCAGTGCACTCAGCCCATCACCCTGTACAAGGCCCAGAAGCCTTTCCACATGGTCAAGATTGGCCTGGAGTGGCTCCTCCAATATACAG GATACGGGGCCACAGCCCACCTGGAGAGTGGGGGCTTCATCCGGAGCAGAGGAGGCGTGGCCCACCCCGACATCCAGTTCCACTTCCTGCCCTCGCAGGTCATCGACCACGGCCGTGTCGCCTCCAAGATAGAAGCTTATCAg GTTCACGTGGGACCAATGAGAAGTACCAGTATTGGATGGTTAAAGCTGAAGAGCGCCAGCCCTCTAGATCACCCAATCATCCAGCCCAACTACCTCTCAACAG ACACAGATGTATGGGAGTTCAGGGAGTGTGTCAAGCTTTCTCGGGAGATCTTCGCCCAGAAGGCCTTCGACCCATTCCGGGGGCCCGAGGTACAGCCAGGCCCTGAGTGTCAGTCAGACGCCGAGATTGATGCGTTTGTGCGTCACAAGGCAGACAGCGCCTACCATCCGTCCTGCACGTGTAAGATGGGTTCTCCATCTGACCCAATGGCGGTGGTGGACCCAGAGACGCGCGTGCTGGGCCTCGAGGGCCTCCGTGTGGTCGACGCCTCCATCATGCCCAGCGTCGTCAGCGGCAACCTCAACGCCCCCACCATTATGATCGCGGAGAAGGCTGCTGACATCATCAGAGGGCGACCGGCGCTCAGCGACCCCGGGGTGCCTGTGTACCAGCCTGGATCTCTAGAGACCCAGCGATGA